The genomic interval AGGTATCCGGACCCTCGATCACCTCGACACCCAGTCGAGCGAGGTACTTGCGCGCCGTGCGCCGAGCGCTGGGGTGCAGGGACGGGCCGACCACCCCGCCACAGACGAGCCTGACATTGCGACCCTGTGCCGCGAGTTCGGCAGCAGTCTCGATACCCACCGGACCGCCCCCGACGACCGTCACCCTGGCTGTCGTAGGTGTGTCGAGAAGCGCCGATCGCAGCCGCTGTGCTGCTTCCAGAGTGGCCACCGGATAAGCGAATTCGGCCGCGCCCGGTACCTGCGGGCCACCGCTGTGGCTGCCTACTGCGTAGATCAGGTAGTCGTAGCCGATGCTGCCGCCCTCGGCGAGGGTCACGGTGCGTTCGGCCGCGTCGATGTGCGTCGCGTTGCCGACCAGCAACTCGGCGCCCTCAGCGAGTACCTCCTGATAGTCGACAACCGCGTCATGGGTACCGCCAACCAGTTGGTGCAGCCGCAGCCGCGGTACGAAGACCTGCCGCGGATTGATCACTGTCACCGACACGTCCTCCCGCTGACGTAGACGATTGGCCGCCATCACTCCGGCGTACCCGCCGCCGACCACGACTACCTCGATGCCCTTGCCCATGGTGTCTCCTTCACTTCGAGAGGGTCGAGAACAAGACACCGCGTCGGCGAGAATCCTGACGTGTTGTGAAACAGGTCATAATTCCGTTCGACATGCGGGTTTGCAGGCTATCGACACGCCACGGTTCCGCGGGGCCACCGTCGGCGGAAAGATGCCTCAGTGATCCAGGTCACTGGCCGACGCTGTCAGAAAATCGCGACTGGCGGTGTCTCATCTCCGACCAACGGCATTGCCGACCGACCGTCGGCGGCGATCGGTTCGGCCCACGATGCCAGGCCAGAACCGCCGGCTGATGAAAGCGAAGCTCATGAACCTCACCCTCTGGATCGTCGCCGGGTTGCTTGCCGCACTCGCCCTGTTCAGCGGCGCCACCAAAGTGTTCTTGCCCAAGGCCAAGCTGGACGAGGCATCGGATTGGACCGAAAACACCGGCACTGGTTTCGTCAGAACCCTCGGGGGCCTCGAGATACTGGCCGCGGCGGGTCTGACACTGCCTGCGGCGCTCGACATCGCGCCGGTGATGGTGCCGGTGACCGCCGTCTGCTGGGTTCTGTTGATGATCGGCGGGATCATCACCCACGCCCGGTACGGGCATTACAAGTACGTCGTGCTGTGTTTCGCTCTCCTCGCCGTGGCCGCCTTCGTGGCCTGGGGCCGCTTCGGTCCCGAATCTTTCACCGGCTGAGCGGCGACAATCGACGCAGATGTACGTCGGACCGAATCCGCAGTCAGCAGTGTGACCGGCGCAAACCGGAATCGCACTGAGCGGCCGCAGCTGAGCGACACCGGGACAGACGGGGTTACACCGGCCCCAGGCCACGTGCGTCGAGAGAATTCCGATCGAGCGAGTACAGTCGATTCGCTTGGCAATTGCCGTCGCGGTATACCCGGATTCCTTCCCTCACCCGGGTCGATCCCCGATGCGGTTCAATGGCTTTGGTGCCACAGATCGCTAGGCAATCGACACTTATCGAGGGGAGGCAAGGGGGTGCTGCGAAGCTTGATCGTGGCGACGACGATTGCCGGGGCTTTGCTCCTGGGCGGTTGCCGATTTCCCAGTCACCCGGTCAATGCCAAGGTCGGCAGTTGCCTGGGCTACAGCGAGCCGAGCAAGGCTCAAACCGAGAAGTACCGTGAGCGAGTCCATTTGGTCGAGGTCGTGGCGTGCGAGGACGCCGAGGCCGCGTACCGAGTGCTCGCGCGCCTCGACCATGGAGCGGCGCAGGGCCTCGGCGACTGCGGGCCCTTTCCTGAGGCGGTCAAGTACTACACGACTACCCGCCGGTCCGGATCGAAGGAGTTCACGCTGTGCCTGGCGGTAAAGTGACCTTGCGCTGACACTCGCGTGCTGTTTATCGAGTGATCCTTCGATGCCCGCAACCGGTGTGGTCATGCTGGGGTGCTCGTTCGCCGAGTGCCTGGTGTGGCCTGATCATTTGTCGATGCTGCGGAATCTGTGGACTTTCCCGCTCGACAACACTGTTGGTCCGGGCATGACCGCACCCGGGTGCGGTCATGCCGTAGCAGTGGGTCTTCCCGCCGAATGCCGTCTTGAACACCCTGCGCCGCAACATCGCCCACGATTTCCGGTCGGCGCGATGCCCACGCGCGCCTGACGGGATCCGTGATGAGCCGGAGGCAATCCCCTGGTTCGGCCGACCACCGATCTCATGTCGGTGAACGGACGAACCGAGAGGCCGGATCCCGTGGTTCGGCCGACCGGCACGGCAGAGGCGGTGGAGTCGTGCTTCAGCTTCTCGGCGCCGCTATGTCGAAGACAGCCTTACCGCGCAAGCTGTGTGCGCGGTGGGCGGCGACCGCAGCCTCCATTTCGGTCCAGCTGTCCCGCCACACGATGACGGGACGCAGCGCACCGGTTGCGACCAAGCCGACGAGTATTTCCAGTTGCCGCCGCCGGTCGTCGAGCCCCGACCCGTTGTACACAGAGGCGATCGATACGGGCCGGGGGTAACCCAGCGTGGAGCCGACCGGAAGCACGGCGGGCTGTCCGGAAGCCCAGC from Nocardia wallacei carries:
- a CDS encoding NAD(P)/FAD-dependent oxidoreductase, which gives rise to MGKGIEVVVVGGGYAGVMAANRLRQREDVSVTVINPRQVFVPRLRLHQLVGGTHDAVVDYQEVLAEGAELLVGNATHIDAAERTVTLAEGGSIGYDYLIYAVGSHSGGPQVPGAAEFAYPVATLEAAQRLRSALLDTPTTARVTVVGGGPVGIETAAELAAQGRNVRLVCGGVVGPSLHPSARRTARKYLARLGVEVIEGPDTSVTSVSSGTVELADGRVLAGEVTVWAAGFGVPDLAVRSGLRTDAVGRMLTDETLTSVDSDRIVAAGDASAPSDLPFRMSAYIAGCLGAHAADTVLARIAGNRAAPVDLAFQAMCFSFGRGAGIFQLLHKDDTAKRLYFTGFMGRKLKEFSCAASVKHLVTEAHKPGTHHWPKDGDHRPALLRARNENVSAQHT
- a CDS encoding DoxX family protein; protein product: MKAKLMNLTLWIVAGLLAALALFSGATKVFLPKAKLDEASDWTENTGTGFVRTLGGLEILAAAGLTLPAALDIAPVMVPVTAVCWVLLMIGGIITHARYGHYKYVVLCFALLAVAAFVAWGRFGPESFTG
- a CDS encoding LppU/SCO3897 family protein; this translates as MATTIAGALLLGGCRFPSHPVNAKVGSCLGYSEPSKAQTEKYRERVHLVEVVACEDAEAAYRVLARLDHGAAQGLGDCGPFPEAVKYYTTTRRSGSKEFTLCLAVK